The Melanotaenia boesemani isolate fMelBoe1 chromosome 8, fMelBoe1.pri, whole genome shotgun sequence DNA window GAAACACACTCCTCCTCTGGCTCGCGCGGTCACGCAGGAATCTTCCTCCTTACTCAAATCCACTGATCCCGAAGTTCTTCATCTTTGTTTCCTCCGGTGTTTTGGCTGCAGCATGAACTCTGAATGCAGCAGCTACCACAACACAGCCGGTGTGTTTGTGGAGGGGTTCTCCTGCCCCAAACCAGGAAACGCGGCTTTTGCGGTCTACTGTTGTGGCTTTAACGATGTTAAGTACTGCTGTGATGACCCCAACAGTTTTTTTCCGTATGAGTACGGATACATGTGGTGGCTGAGGTGAGCGCAGTTTCctgcattttcttatttcacgTGATTTTTTTTCTCGTGAGTTTTTCTGAGTTGAGCTTTTTTATGCGTTTCCCAAATATTTTCAGTATGTTGCAAGATGAGCTGCACTGCATACTGTTTTTATAAGCTGTTCACGAGACTATAGTGATAGTGCATTTTGTAGAGCACTTTGTGACCCACTTCTGTTTaaaaggtgcaatataaatagAATTAATGGATGTGATTTTCTAAaagattatttcagttttgtacATTTGTTTGTAAAGTTAATAAATAGGTCAGAACTTGTTCATTAAAGCTCAGCATGTCTCATTTATTAATCCCCCATTCACCCATTCCTTTATTCAGAAAGAGTCGGATCAGTGAAACACAATTCAGGgaaaagactttttttcatGTGCTAGTGTTTTTGGTTGATACTTTATGGTTTAGAGCAGCAGTGTTGTTTTCACAACTACTTTTTTCCTCCAGGGGTTGCAACATATTGTGTCAGTTTTACTGGTTTGCAGCATCTGCATAAATTTAGAAACTGtttcatggaaaataataattattatgtgTAATGAGTCAGTTTTAGAATCTAAGCCAGTAATAGAATCTAAATGCTGTTTTCTCATCAAGCTTCATTCACCAACTCACCAAAATGATTTTTACCCTCTAATGTATGTTTCCAAATTATATGTCTCCTCTTCTCTTAGTATTGGTGCCATGGTTGGTCTGTCTATTGCGGCGGTAGTCCTCCTCGCCTTCCTCATCACTGTTTGTGTCCTCTGCTACCTCTTCATTGTTACCAAACCCAGTCGCCTTGACAACGGGCTTGCTCTTAGAGCACCAGGTCAGGATAGATATgtttagaatagaaatactttattaatccctttggagagtcctcagggaaatttgtatTACAACTCTCTTTTAAGAAGTTTTTTACTGAACCTTTTTACcgagtgtgtttctgtgcattTACTATAACCTTGTAGAGGCTGCGATGCAGTCACACcagctgcagtgtttttaaatgaaatgtgcatGTGGGACAACTTCTCTCTGCTCAACAACACAACTGTTAAGTTTCAACAGAGTACATCAATGAGCAGTCAGACGGCTCTAACCAGACAGAATGTGGACCTCAGAGTGTCCTGGAGAGTCTGGTACTGGGACATTGAAGCTTTCTTTCCACCAAGGGGCCTGATTTGGGATGGGACTGTTTTGAACGGCTTGGTTTGTTAAACCCTGATCtatgttgcatttccacagccaactgtaCACTGAAGAAAAGATGCCTTTTGCCCATTTTCTGCGTCATTTACGTTTGTGTGAGCAATTTGGTGTGTTTTCGAGGCCTCTGTAGATGCGTCTCTTGATGGGAGTAGTAACAGCAGAAACTGTGGGGGCAGGGTTTAGCAGTACAGGACGCATCAGTAGCGTCAGCTACGTAACAGTGTGATGTCATAGTGGCGTAACATCTTCCTTGatttatgatgaataaaaaatccaacaaagaaacaaaggaggagaatagtggacatccagcagtttgtattctttcttcttggcatgtggttttaaacaataaaaattatttatctttttccatAATTTATCTTATTGTCGAGTCGGACAGGAAGAGATGATTCATTCTACCAATCAGTGGATTGCAGTGTTTCAAGGTCCAGCCTTTAGAGGGTTGGATTCGGGATGGGACAGTTTGGTAAACTTGATCTTTGTTGCTTTTCCACAGCTAACAATAGCTCTACCCAGTCGGTGGGGTATCAGTTGAAATAGAGATAGATATGTCAGCTACGTAATAGTGTGATGTCATAGTGGAGCGACTCCTTCTTTGTAATTACAGTAATCAAttcaattaatcaaattttctgtttatgactatttatttttatgaaaattgcgactctttttcctcttttatatgCACTGCAAATGCTCTCCTTGGGCTTCCATTGTTACCAGCGGGTTcatccctccacaccagaacagtgCATGTTTAAAAGCACTAATAGATTTACAGTGAAGTGAGCGTCACGCCTGCAACTTAGCTGTGCATACAGCTGCAgcgagaaatgctgctctctacgaaATACAGGAGACAACTTCAGCCCACAAACCCTTGTAAAGAGACGACCAACATTAGGGAAATTATTTCCGCAGTGGACCCTATGATAAGATCCAGATGGAAAGCGATCATAGATGTAGTTGTGTTGGATAGCTATATGCAAGATATGAAgccgtttatatggtggaaaagttattACTTTCTGTACTGTCCTTCATtcgtataaaaaaaaatattaaaatcagaaattgtatttgatttgaaaaaatGTGAGATTATATTTTTAGGCCACATTGGCCAGCCCTAAATTACACTAAAAATTCAtgttatatttaaacatattccCGGTTTGTTCTTATTGTCGAATCCTACAGGAGGTGTGTCAAGTTCAACCTTTAGGGTCAGACTGGTAAAGTTGGGTCCCCAATGGAAGGATCCCAAAAAAGCTGGAATAATCTgctacccttcccagttttggCTTGTGAAAACCCCAAAAAATCTGTACTGTCCCATCTCATAATGAGCTGGACCTCTTAGTGGAAACACAGCTTAACAATAACGTCTGGGTTCTGTGGGTTGTGGGGTGGCATCTTAATGGCTAGACTAGATGAGTAGTGTTACTAACCGAACCTGTCAGTGGTtttcatgatgtgtgtgtgagactgatTGATGAGCAGCATGTGCCTTTAAAAGTTGTGATGCCATCACTTATACTGCATCACAATCGGTTGTAGGCAGGAAGAAAAATCAGCTGCTCATACATAATCATATCACTCATCACCTCACCCCGAACCCATGAGCATAGCCCAGAGAATGTGTTTCTAATTCACTAAAAATGGACATTAGTCTCTTTAGGACTATTAGCCCTGATGAGGTGGGCCTCTCTGTATCAGAAAAGATTGATCTCTTTAAGCCTAATCGGTCCTCATAAAGGTTGTCAAAATTACAGACGTGATTACCCACATAAAAGAATGATAAAACAGGAGAATGCtctttattttcagctgttACTCAAATTCTAAATCCTGATGttaaaggacaaaaagaaaagactatTTTAGTGAAAACAttgtttagaaattattttgttgCTGAAGATGATAAATGGCATCAGTGTGCATGGATTTTTGTAGCAATTTGAGCTACacattgtatgaaaagtgctctataaataaagatttatt harbors:
- the LOC121644653 gene encoding protein shisa-like-2B isoform X1: MKKHTPPLARAVTQESSSLLKSTDPEVLHLCFLRCFGCSMNSECSSYHNTAGVFVEGFSCPKPGNAAFAVYCCGFNDVKYCCDDPNSFFPYEYGYMWWLSIGAMVGLSIAAVVLLAFLITVCVLCYLFIVTKPSRLDNGLALRAPADPSEGPSHVRVTSTSGLQGFRKHLASRKVDSDNESSDPERLFQRCFTATVTGVKVESPS
- the LOC121644653 gene encoding protein shisa-like-2B isoform X2, with protein sequence MKKHTPPLARAVTQESSSLLKSTDPEVLHLCFLRCFGCSMNSECSSYHNTAGVFVEGFSCPKPGNAAFAVYCCGFNDVKYCCDDPNSFFPYEYGYMWWLSIGAMVGLSIAAVVLLAFLITVCVLCYLFIVTKPSRLDNGLALRAPDPSEGPSHVRVTSTSGLQGFRKHLASRKVDSDNESSDPERLFQRCFTATVTGVKVESPS